Genomic DNA from Planktomarina temperata RCA23:
CTATTACGATAAGTTTGCGGTGCAGTCGTGAAGCATCAAGTCATAACCCTGCCTGAGAAGCATCAGGACTACCCAGTACTTTGGTATTCTGACTGCAAGCTCTACCGTATTATACGCTGCCCTGATAACATTCAGTACATTCTTCAGCGATACTTACGTCCTGATTGGCGGGGCTTTAGCTACCATGTTGAGTGGAGTTCCATCACCAACAGGTTTGGTCACATGCACACCTATTGCAACCTACCCGTAGAGGCTCCTAAAGGCTGCTCAGATTCAGGTTAAGATACTTTGCTGACCCACACCGCCTAACTGAAGTAATCGCCCTGTGAGCAGGCTTAATAGTTACTACTTCGTCCAGCCATACTTAGCCATGCATGACTTTAACACAGCACGAGCTGCATCCCACCTACTGCTCGGTCACTCTAAGATAACAAATTCGTGTCCGAGCAAATCAATGGTCTTATCTTCGATATATCTTTTAGCTCTTTTTTGTGAAACACCAGTTTCATCACAAAAGGCCTTCAAGGAATTATATTTCTTGCCTGTCTGTATGTGTAAAACTCTGTATTTACCTCTCCAGCCTAGAGGTTCGTGATGCATGTCCGTAAGTATTGGCTCATTATTGTCATCTAAATAGGCAAACCTCAATTTTTGCCCTTTTGACGTGACAGATTTTAAAACCCCTTTAGCGCAGAGGCCTATTTGATTTGCTATTACTTGGTAAGACGATCCAGCTTCAGAAGCGTTTTTAAATATTTTTTTGTCGTCTAAACAAATAATCTTCCGTACAATTTTTTTTGCTTTTTCCTTATGCCTCTGAGTAAGTATTGGTTCTTGTTTTTCGTTGTCAAAATACGCAATCCGCCATTTCTCAGTGTGTGACCTCGCACCATCACATACTCCCTTGATATGTGATTTTGAGCGGAGGTTGAGTTTGTTATAAATTTCATCCAGACTTTTAAAGTAATGAGGTTCTTTGCAAGTCAAATCGTCTATGTGCCACGCAATGTACTTTGTCACATCAATACTTTTTAATTTTTCCAACCCTTTTTCATGACGCTCTGTTCTTAGTTCACTGCCATTCGCATCAAGGTAGCAAAAGACCCACTTATTTTTGAGTGTCGTGTATTCGCCACTGGCATTTCCTTGTAGTGCGCTTACCGATAAATCATAAGCTTCCGCTGCTTCATTAAGGCTATCAAAAACCTTCCCTGTAGTGAGGTTCTTCACCTTTTTCGTTTTTGATCCAACATAGATTTCTTGGTGGTGTCCTTCAAACAATACGGGCTGGTCTGATAAATCAAGATACGCATATCTAGTCCTGTCTTTAAGCATTTTTCCTGTTTCACAACTTAACTTTATTGTTGATTTGGGTAGGTTTTCTAATTTGGCAGCTTCAGTAACGCTCTCAAAGATTTTCTTTGTTGTAAGGTTTATCACTGGTTTAATTTTGCCTGCCTCTCTAAGAAAAAGCTTTCCCATATCACTTTTTACAGGTCCGGGGGTTTTATTGTTGGCAAGGTTTTTATTTACTAATTTAGATTGAGGTTTGGTACTTACTTTTTGTTTATTGTGCGTTGTGTTGAGTAGATCAACACCCTCGGCTTTAAATTTTGCTATATACTCTTGTTCAATTTCATACTCTTCATCTATTGGACATTTAGCAATCACCTGCCAATCCCAGTTAGCAAAACCAACGTTCAGCAGAGCACCATGAAATTTAGTTCCATCCCTCTTGAGGGCAGCTTCTTCATGCTGTTCTCTCCGCCTCTCAATATCTTGATGGGTTTTCCCGATATAAATTTCTTTACGGTTTAGTTTACTTTGTGCCATATAAATGAGGGACTCATTTGATTTATCAACAGACATTTTACCATCACAATCTTTTTAATACTCTATTGAGAGACATACGGATAAATAGGTTAACCAAGGGTCATCAGCACAGCTTGCTGCTGAGCTAACAGAAGCACTGCCAAGCAAAGCCATCACTGTGAAGCATATCTGTAAAAGCCATCTCACGGTCATGCTACCAACTAAACAAAGCTTATTCCTAATGTGAAGTCTTATTGTGAGAGATGAAAGTGATCCACTTGCTCCGTTGCAGCGTAAAGAGAGTAACGTTTCTCTTCCCTGAGCAAATGTATAAACTTTAAGGCTGGGCTGTCGTAGCTCGGCCTTTTTTTCTGCTGTGACAATATGTTTCTTGTATGCAATGCTGTCAGCAACACATACTCTTCACAACCAAAAGGAGAAAACTATGAAAACGATTACAGCATCACTGTTCGCTTTGGTTCTCTCTGCTCCATTCGCTCTCGCAGATGGATGCGGAATGCACGGTGAACAAGAAGCCTCAATGTCTTGCGCAACAGGCCAAGCTTGGGACGCAGAAGCAAAGCAGTGTGTCGACACAAACGCATAAGCTTATCTATTACGACTTAAAGAGGCCTCACTTTTTGTTGGGGCCTTTTTACTTGAGTGGATGCTTTTAAGCTCTCCATCCTCCAAACCTCGTGCATGTGGGTCTACATCTATAAGTAACGGGTGGGGTGCCACTGGAGCCTGCCCGCAGCACCCTCTCAAGTTGAACCCATCTCGTATTCTGCAGCATAAACTTTGTTGCCCAGCGCTCTTATGGCGTAAGCCCATGCAAGGCATCCAATACCAAACAGTACCAATAGGCCCTGCTCTAGTGGTCTAAGGTAGAATAGTACCAATAGGGTTTACATTAGGTGTTTATGGTATTATTTACCACATAGTCTATAACTCTATTGGGAGAACACCGATGCTTATTGGGTTAGCGAGAACATCTACTCTTGAACAAGTTGCAGGGCTTGAAGCGCAGATACGTGACTTAGGAGCGTATGGCTGTGAGCGTATCTTTAAAGAGCAAGTCTCATCTGTTGCAGAGCGTGAGCAACTGGAAGCTGCGCTCAGCATGTTACGCACTGGCGATAAACTTGTAACGACTAGGCTGGATCGGTTGGCTCGTTCCGTCCAACACCTTGGTCAGATCATTGAGCGTATCAACTCAGCAGGTGCATCACTGGTGATATTGGACATGGGTGGGACTGCTGTTGATACCTCCAACCCAACAGGAAAGCTCATACTAAATGTTATGTCCTCAGTCGCACAGTTTGAGAGGGAGATGATGCTTGAACGCCAACGTGAGGGTATCGCCAAAGCGAAGGCTGAGGGTAAATACAAAGGGCGCAAGCCAACTGCTCGTGCGAAGACTGATATGGTTAAGCTGGCGTTGGATGAGGGTGTCAGTAAAGCTCAGATCTGCAGGGACTTGCAGATAAGCAAGACAAGCTTATATCGCATCATTAGTGCGATAAGGGCTTAAGAAAAACATGAAGTACATTGATGAGGTTTGCTCTGTTTTGAGTGATGAAGTGGAGCGCCGCTATTTGCGAACTCGTGATGCGTGGCAGATGTTAAGTGACGAGGTGTCTGCTGCTGATGAGGCGACTCCAGAGCAAACCAAGAAAGCTGAGCAAGCCCATAAGGATTACATCAGAGCATCGAAAGAATACTTAGCTATAGCGTTTAAGAAGCGGTTCTTAGAGCGTTGAACGCAGCGAATAGGCTGTGAGATGAGCCAACGAAACGAATGACACAGCTACAACATATCACGATGAACCATCTCGTCATGCTTGAACATTAAGCATAAAGCATGGCGGGTTGCGGATACTTGAATGCGTGGCTCTGTACTTTGCAGATATAGGTTTATTCTTTTATAATATGGGAGATGGAAAAGATTCGATGTATAAAATGTGGAACGGAGAACACACTTGTTGTAGACTTCAGTAAGGCTATCGGTGCGTCATTGACTCTGAATTGTGGAACCTGCGGCAATATCCTTTTAACATTACAGAATGACTATAAAACAAATAGTGACATAAAAAATGGTTTCACCGGGCGCAAGCTTAGTACACCAGTTATAAATTTCCTGCGGACCAGACTAAAACGCAAAGCTGGGATGTTTAAGTTTTTAATCTTCGCTACATTTGCTCTCTACTGTCTAAGCACTTTGGACTTGATTGACTTTGGGCGAGATAAAAATAATCAGACTGATTCAACTGTTTCAAGCACACAGAAGCTGGCCTCGCCTACAACTAAAGCGATGCCGGTAAATCATACTAGGTCAGCATTTTATAGCTTCAGCAAGGATCAGCGAAAAGTTGTTCAACTAGTACTAAAGGAAGCATACCAATACACCGGCACTATTGATGGCTTATGGGGTCCTGCTACTCAAGCCGCTTACGGTAGACTACGGCGTTCTGAACCACAAAATGTGAAGGGCATTTCACACTCTCAAGTATTCACAAATATTATAAACAACTATGTACAACGCCAAAATGCACCAGCACAATCCGTGAATAATTTGTTGGGTGCATATATAACGAGTAAGTCATTAGGAGGTGGTTGGTTTAATCCTAATACTGGACAGCAAGTCGACCCTGCAAAAGGATGGCGGCCCATTCAAAACGGCAATGAATTAAAAGGTTACAGATGCGGCGGTGTGCGGACTATTCTTTCAAGACAGCATAGGTC
This window encodes:
- a CDS encoding recombinase family protein, with the protein product MLIGLARTSTLEQVAGLEAQIRDLGAYGCERIFKEQVSSVAEREQLEAALSMLRTGDKLVTTRLDRLARSVQHLGQIIERINSAGASLVILDMGGTAVDTSNPTGKLILNVMSSVAQFEREMMLERQREGIAKAKAEGKYKGRKPTARAKTDMVKLALDEGVSKAQICRDLQISKTSLYRIISAIRA
- a CDS encoding GIY-YIG nuclease family protein, yielding MSVDKSNESLIYMAQSKLNRKEIYIGKTHQDIERRREQHEEAALKRDGTKFHGALLNVGFANWDWQVIAKCPIDEEYEIEQEYIAKFKAEGVDLLNTTHNKQKVSTKPQSKLVNKNLANNKTPGPVKSDMGKLFLREAGKIKPVINLTTKKIFESVTEAAKLENLPKSTIKLSCETGKMLKDRTRYAYLDLSDQPVLFEGHHQEIYVGSKTKKVKNLTTGKVFDSLNEAAEAYDLSVSALQGNASGEYTTLKNKWVFCYLDANGSELRTERHEKGLEKLKSIDVTKYIAWHIDDLTCKEPHYFKSLDEIYNKLNLRSKSHIKGVCDGARSHTEKWRIAYFDNEKQEPILTQRHKEKAKKIVRKIICLDDKKIFKNASEAGSSYQVIANQIGLCAKGVLKSVTSKGQKLRFAYLDDNNEPILTDMHHEPLGWRGKYRVLHIQTGKKYNSLKAFCDETGVSQKRAKRYIEDKTIDLLGHEFVILE